GCCACTGGTCACGCTTCCTCACTAAACGGTCCTCACGTTCTGGGTGGTGCCTGTCGGGCCGCGGCGGGGTGGCCGCGGCGGGTGTGTACTGCATGGGCCGCGTCCGCGGGCTCAGTCGGCGACGCCGCGGCTGAGCTCCCAGATCTGGAGCGAGGAGGAGGAGTTGAGGGCCCACTCGATGCCCGTGACGTCGTCGCGGGCGACGACGTACTGCTTGCCCTGCCACAGCGGGAGGAGCGGTACATCATCGGCGATGATGTCCTGCGCCTGCTTGAAGTTGGCCGCGGCGGCGTTGCGGTCGGACTGCTGCCGGCTGTCCGGGATCAGCTGCGACTCGATCTTGGTGTTGCGGTAGGGGGAGCCGAGGAAGTTCTGCTTGCCGATGAACGGCGCGATGTAGTTGTCCGGGTCCGGGATGTCGGCGAACCAGCCCATGTTGTAGACGCTGTACTTGCCGTCCAGGGCGTCGGTGCGGAACTGCTGCCAGCTGTCGACGCCCTTGACGCCGATGTCGAACAGCTTGGTGCTGTTGAGCTGGCTCGCCAGCGCGCGGACTTCCTTGCCGGTGCTGGAGCCGTAGTGGTTCGTGGTGTAGGTGAGCGTGAACTTCACCGGGGTGTTGATGTTCGCCTGCTGGAGCGTCTTGCGGGCGGCGGCGGCGCTGGGGTTCCCGTACTTGCTGAAGAACGAGTTGATGTGACCGGTGAGGCCGGTGGGAACCATCGAGTAGAGCGGGTCGCCGGTGTAGGAGTAGACGTCGCGCACCAGCTCCGAGCGGTTGACGATCTGCGCCATCGCCTTCCGCACGGCCTTGTTGGAGACGGCCGGGTCCTTGGTGTTGAAGGCGAGGTAGCGGATCTCCTGACCCGGCATCTCCTGGAGCATGAGGTGCTTGTCGCGGGCGTTCTCCAGGCCCTTGATCTGGTCGGGCGACAGCCCGCGGTACATCAGGTCGACGCTCCCCTTGCGCAGCGCCTGCTCCGTGGCCTTGGAGTCGGCGAAGAAATGCATCTCCACCTTGTCGTTCTTCACGTTCACCCCGCCCTTGTAGGTGGGGTTCTTCGTGAAGGTGGCCTTGGTGATGCGGTTGTTCTTACGCTCCGTCTTGAGCGTGTACGGACCGGAGCCGACCACGTCGAAGCCGCTGTAGAGGCGGCCCTTCGGGTACACGGCACCGTCGACGATGGCCGCCGCGGGCGTGGCGAGCTTCTGCGGGAACGTGGCGTCCGGCTTGGTGAGGTGGAAGACCACCTCGGTGTCGCTGGGCGCCTCGACCTTGTCGATGTCACTGAGCAGCGACACCGGGCCGTTGGTGTTGTTGATGGTCCGCATACGGTCGATGGAGAACTTGACGTCCTGCGCCGTCAGGGCATGACCGTTCGAAAACTTCAGGCCACTGCGCAGCTTGCAGCGGTACTGCTCATTCTGGGTGTCGCGGAACCCGCAGGACTCGGCGGCCTCGGGCACCGGCGCGGTGCCGGTCCTGGGCAGCCGCATCAGCGTCTGGAGGGTGCCGCGCAGCATGTTCCACGCGTCGACGTCATAGGCCTGCGCCGGGTCGAGCGGCGCGGGCGCCGCCTTGGTCGCCTCGATCTGGGTGGCGACTCCCACGACGATCGGATCGCCGCCTTCGCCCGCACCGTCCGTGCTGCCACAGGCGGCGAGGACGGGGGCGAGGAGACCGGCCAGCGCCGGCAGCACCAGGGTCTTGCGATTCATCGTGGGCAGGTTCCTTATCAGCGCAGAGGTGTTGCTCGCGTCGACATTAGTAGGAACGGCCAGCCGCTCTCAGACACAAAGGAGTTGTATCGATATGGCGCGTGGATAACGACACCCGGGCGATCGATATCCGGACGGTGGAACGATTCGCACGTTGCTCCACCAATCCGGACACTTACCCCCGCCGAAGACCCCCGAGGCACCCCTTGGACCACCCATGGGACCCGCTGTCGACGGCCCGGCACGTGAGAAACGTCACGCATTCAAGGACCCGGGGCGATGCAGAAATTCAGTCATCGCATTCGTCACGGAAAATGAGCGGGCCGCTCCCCTCGGTTCCGGACGGCTTTCTCCGAACCACGCTCAGTGCACGGCTCAACGGCTTTCCGTGATGAGCGTTCGGAGAAATGACAGATCCACTTCTTCCAGCGAACGCACGACCGTGCGCCCCACGGCCGGCGGGATCGCCGTCACCGAGGGCACCGCCACGACCGGGCAGCCCGCCGCCTCACCTGCGGTCACACCGGTCAGCGTGTCCTCGATGACCGCACAGCACGCCGGGTCCGCCCCCAGCCGCGCGGCAGCCGTCAGATACGGGTCCGGGTGCGGTTTGGTGCGTTCCAGGTCGTCGCCCGCCAGGGTCAGCCGGAAGTTCTCCGGGCCCAGCGAATGCAGCATCTGGTCGACGATGGCGCGGTGCGAGGCGGAGACCAGCGCGGCCGGCACCCCGTGCGCGGCCAGCTCGGCCAGCAGCCTGCGGGCGCCCGGCATGAGGGGCACGCCGCGCCGGATCCGGGCGAGGAAGGCGGCATTGAGGAGCATGCTGAGCTCGGTCAGGCTGATGTCGACGCCGGTGGCTTGAATCAGATACCCGGCGCTGCGGGTCATCGGGCCGCCGACCACGACTTCGCGGTGGGTGTCGTCGAGGATGTGCCCGAGTTCGGCAAAGACCTCCGCCTCCGCCTCCCACCAGAACCCCTCGGTGTCGACCAGGGTGCCGTCCAGATCGAGGAACACGGCTTGGAGGGTCGCGGCTTCGGCCGTTCGGGTGCCGACTACGGGGATGCTGCTGGTCATCCATCCACCTCCGTTACGACGTCCCCGAAGGGACGAAAGGGCCGGTCGCCATCCCCGGCTGGGGAAACGACCGGCCGCTACCGGACCGATAAGTGTACGA
This Streptomyces decoyicus DNA region includes the following protein-coding sequences:
- a CDS encoding ABC transporter substrate-binding protein, encoding MNRKTLVLPALAGLLAPVLAACGSTDGAGEGGDPIVVGVATQIEATKAAPAPLDPAQAYDVDAWNMLRGTLQTLMRLPRTGTAPVPEAAESCGFRDTQNEQYRCKLRSGLKFSNGHALTAQDVKFSIDRMRTINNTNGPVSLLSDIDKVEAPSDTEVVFHLTKPDATFPQKLATPAAAIVDGAVYPKGRLYSGFDVVGSGPYTLKTERKNNRITKATFTKNPTYKGGVNVKNDKVEMHFFADSKATEQALRKGSVDLMYRGLSPDQIKGLENARDKHLMLQEMPGQEIRYLAFNTKDPAVSNKAVRKAMAQIVNRSELVRDVYSYTGDPLYSMVPTGLTGHINSFFSKYGNPSAAAARKTLQQANINTPVKFTLTYTTNHYGSSTGKEVRALASQLNSTKLFDIGVKGVDSWQQFRTDALDGKYSVYNMGWFADIPDPDNYIAPFIGKQNFLGSPYRNTKIESQLIPDSRQQSDRNAAAANFKQAQDIIADDVPLLPLWQGKQYVVARDDVTGIEWALNSSSSLQIWELSRGVAD
- a CDS encoding HAD family hydrolase, yielding MTSSIPVVGTRTAEAATLQAVFLDLDGTLVDTEGFWWEAEAEVFAELGHILDDTHREVVVGGPMTRSAGYLIQATGVDISLTELSMLLNAAFLARIRRGVPLMPGARRLLAELAAHGVPAALVSASHRAIVDQMLHSLGPENFRLTLAGDDLERTKPHPDPYLTAAARLGADPACCAVIEDTLTGVTAGEAAGCPVVAVPSVTAIPPAVGRTVVRSLEEVDLSFLRTLITESR